One window of the Pseudomonas knackmussii B13 genome contains the following:
- the hpaA gene encoding 4-hydroxyphenylacetate catabolism regulatory protein HpaA, producing MARTPIPNIDIGQVYDLRYAEAEVHYEELGKLADFFGRNMPVHRHDRFFQVHYVKSGSVRVYLDEQLYHRQGPLFFLTPPTIPHAFVTENDADGHVLTVRQQLLWPLLAPEQGLAEGPVIAPVCVAFDQLDESFAGDVQRLDGLFDMLRDEFRGERPGREIALADLVRLIFVSLLRLSSRSLKAQPMRREDLRCFQRFNQLIEQHYPEHWPLADYAERIGVTEARLNDICRRVAGLPSKRLVHERLMQEARRLLLFSGSSVNEICYQLGFKDPAYFSRFFARNAGMAPGEYRQRKADDKEEAWR from the coding sequence ATGGCCCGCACGCCCATTCCCAACATCGACATCGGCCAGGTCTACGACCTGCGCTACGCCGAGGCCGAGGTGCACTACGAGGAGCTGGGCAAGCTGGCCGATTTTTTCGGTCGCAACATGCCGGTGCATCGGCACGACCGCTTCTTCCAGGTGCATTACGTGAAGAGCGGGTCGGTGCGCGTCTATCTCGACGAGCAGCTCTACCATCGCCAGGGCCCGCTGTTCTTCCTGACCCCGCCGACCATCCCCCACGCCTTCGTCACCGAGAACGATGCCGACGGCCACGTGCTGACCGTGCGCCAGCAGCTGCTCTGGCCGCTGCTGGCGCCGGAGCAGGGACTGGCCGAGGGGCCGGTCATCGCCCCGGTGTGCGTCGCCTTCGACCAGCTGGACGAATCCTTCGCCGGCGACGTGCAGCGCCTGGACGGGCTGTTCGACATGCTTCGCGACGAGTTCAGGGGCGAGCGCCCGGGGCGCGAGATTGCCCTGGCCGATCTGGTGCGGCTGATCTTCGTGAGTCTGTTGCGCCTGTCTTCGCGTTCATTGAAGGCACAACCGATGCGCCGCGAGGACCTGCGTTGCTTCCAGCGCTTCAACCAACTGATCGAGCAGCATTACCCCGAGCACTGGCCGTTGGCGGATTACGCCGAACGCATAGGTGTCACCGAAGCGCGCCTGAACGACATCTGCCGGCGCGTCGCCGGGCTGCCGTCCAAGCGCCTGGTCCACGAGCGGCTGATGCAGGAGGCGCGGCGCCTGCTGCTGTTCAGCGGCAGCTCGGTGAACGAGATCTGCTACCAGCTCGGCTTCAAGGACCCGGCCTACTTCAGTCGCTTCTTCGCGCGCAACGCCGGGATGGCGCCGGGGGAATACCGCCAGCGCAAGGCCGACGACAAGGAAGAGGCCTGGCGTTGA
- a CDS encoding putative quinol monooxygenase, translating into MIKLALFARLEAKPGKEADVAALLETGLALANQEERTPIWFALRLGPSTFGVFDAFADEEGRQAHLNGPIAAALMAKAPELLVGAPSIEPIEVLGLKNTGVC; encoded by the coding sequence ATGATCAAGCTCGCCCTGTTCGCCCGCCTGGAAGCCAAGCCCGGCAAGGAAGCCGATGTCGCCGCGCTGCTGGAAACCGGCCTGGCGCTGGCCAACCAGGAAGAACGCACGCCGATCTGGTTCGCCCTGCGCCTGGGGCCGAGTACCTTCGGCGTGTTCGATGCCTTCGCCGACGAAGAAGGCCGCCAGGCCCACCTGAACGGCCCGATCGCCGCCGCGCTGATGGCCAAGGCCCCGGAGCTGCTGGTCGGTGCGCCGAGCATCGAGCCCATCGAGGTGCTCGGCCTGAAGAACACCGGCGTCTGCTGA
- a CDS encoding MFS transporter: protein MPVSRSWPNGLRALRHRNFRLYFSGHAISTLGTWIQQVALAWLVYRLTGSAALLGITSCVALLPQLFIGPLAGSWIDRHDKRRLLLVSQSLMAVQAAGLAALTASGLITPALIVGMSALLGVLSAFDTPLRQSLLSRFVDDRADLPNALALNASLFTCSRFVGPPLAGLLLGLTNESLCFALNALSYLALVIGLLLVRLPPAIRASGSMGSVFREGLDYALRTPNVRGMMFGVLVVNVTASSYAALLPVFARDIFVGDARTLGWLWGAAGLGSLLSSLFLAQHQDPARLPRIILLSALASAGALLLFAASRHLPLSLLAMAALGFGVTVNNVGTNIVLQSSAPEALRGRVVSIYPATRFGFDAIGGLTAGLLAAHFGGPWAMAVAGVVLLAYCAWQGLSRL from the coding sequence ATGCCCGTTTCCCGCTCCTGGCCCAATGGCCTGCGCGCCCTGCGCCACCGCAACTTCCGCCTGTACTTCAGCGGCCACGCGATATCCACCCTGGGCACCTGGATCCAGCAGGTGGCGCTGGCCTGGCTGGTGTACCGGCTGACCGGCTCGGCGGCGCTGCTCGGCATCACCAGTTGCGTGGCGTTGCTGCCGCAACTGTTCATCGGCCCGCTGGCCGGCTCCTGGATCGACCGCCACGACAAGCGCCGCCTGCTGCTCGTCAGCCAGAGCCTGATGGCCGTGCAGGCGGCGGGCCTGGCCGCGCTGACCGCCAGTGGCCTGATCACCCCGGCGCTGATCGTCGGCATGTCGGCGCTGCTCGGCGTGCTCAGCGCCTTCGACACGCCCTTGCGGCAGTCGCTGCTCAGCCGCTTCGTCGACGACCGCGCCGACCTGCCCAACGCCCTGGCGCTGAACGCCTCGCTGTTCACCTGTTCGCGCTTCGTCGGCCCGCCGCTGGCCGGGTTGCTGCTGGGCCTGACCAACGAAAGCCTGTGCTTCGCGCTCAACGCGCTGTCCTACCTGGCGCTGGTGATCGGCCTGCTGCTCGTGCGCCTGCCGCCGGCGATCCGCGCCAGCGGCAGCATGGGCAGCGTGTTCCGCGAAGGCCTGGACTATGCCCTGCGCACACCCAACGTGCGGGGGATGATGTTCGGCGTACTGGTGGTCAACGTCACCGCTTCCAGCTACGCCGCGCTGTTGCCGGTGTTCGCCCGCGACATCTTCGTCGGTGATGCACGCACCCTGGGCTGGCTGTGGGGCGCGGCCGGACTGGGCTCGCTGCTGTCGAGCCTGTTCCTGGCCCAGCACCAGGACCCGGCACGCCTGCCGCGGATCATCCTGCTCTCGGCGCTGGCCAGCGCCGGCGCGCTGCTGCTGTTCGCCGCCAGCCGCCACCTGCCGCTGTCGCTGCTGGCGATGGCGGCACTGGGCTTCGGCGTCACGGTGAACAACGTCGGCACCAATATCGTCCTGCAGAGCAGCGCGCCAGAAGCGTTGCGCGGTCGCGTGGTGTCGATCTACCCCGCCACTCGCTTCGGTTTCGACGCCATCGGCGGGCTGACCGCCGGGCTGCTCGCCGCGCATTTCGGCGGGCCCTGGGCGATGGCGGTGGCTGGGGTGGTGCTGTTGGCGTATTGCGCCTGGCAGGGTCTTTCCCGCCTGTAG
- a CDS encoding fumarylacetoacetate hydrolase family protein, with the protein MRRAVSEAATGTLFGVALNYQGLLQSRLEEFQQPPYQKPPVKPVLFIKTPNTRNGDGQAVVFPAGVERLQPGPALGVVLARDASRVSEAEAMDYVAGFVIVNEFSLPEDSYYRPAVKAKCRDGFCPLGSEVVGRDEITDPHALPIRLLVNGEVRQQNSTANLVRSIPKLIAEISEFMTLHAGDVLITGTPEGRVDVQPGDEVVVEIEGLGCLRNTVVAEEA; encoded by the coding sequence ATGCGTCGCGCTGTCAGCGAAGCCGCAACCGGAACCCTGTTCGGCGTCGCGCTGAACTACCAGGGCCTGTTGCAGAGCCGGCTGGAGGAATTCCAGCAGCCGCCTTACCAGAAGCCGCCGGTCAAGCCGGTGCTGTTCATCAAGACGCCGAACACCCGCAACGGCGACGGCCAGGCCGTGGTCTTCCCTGCCGGCGTCGAGCGCTTGCAGCCGGGCCCGGCACTGGGCGTGGTGCTCGCCCGCGACGCCAGCCGCGTAAGCGAAGCCGAGGCCATGGACTACGTGGCCGGCTTCGTGATCGTCAACGAATTCAGCCTGCCGGAAGACAGCTACTACCGCCCGGCGGTCAAGGCCAAGTGCCGCGACGGCTTCTGCCCGCTGGGCAGCGAAGTGGTCGGCCGCGACGAGATCACCGACCCGCATGCCCTGCCGATCCGCCTGCTGGTCAACGGCGAAGTCCGCCAGCAGAACAGCACCGCCAACCTGGTGCGCAGCATCCCCAAACTGATCGCCGAGATCAGCGAGTTCATGACCCTGCATGCCGGCGACGTGCTCATCACCGGCACCCCCGAGGGCCGTGTAGATGTGCAGCCCGGCGACGAAGTGGTGGTCGAGATCGAAGGTCTCGGCTGCCTGCGCAACACCGTAGTGGCGGAGGAAGCCTGA
- the hpaE gene encoding 5-carboxymethyl-2-hydroxymuconate semialdehyde dehydrogenase, translating into MIKHWIDGREVESKEVFTNYNPATGEAIGEVASGGAEEIALAVAAAKEAFPKWANTPAKERAKLMRKLGELIDANVPNLAELETLDTGLPIHQTRNVLIPRASHNFEFFAEVCTRMDGHSYPVDDQMLNYTLYQPVGVCGLVSPWNVPFMTATWKTAPCLALGNTAVLKMSELSPLTANELGRLALEAGIPPGVLNVVQGYGATAGDALVRHPDVRAISFTGGTATGRKIMQTAGLKKYSMELGGKSPVLIFDDADLDRALDAALFTIFSLNGERCTAGSRIFIQETVYDRFVEEFAARAKRLIVGDPQDPKTQVGSMITQAHYDKVTGYIRIGIEEGATLLAGGLERPANLPAHLSKGQFIQPTVFANVDNRMRIAQEEIFGPVVCLMKFKDEAEALRLANDTEYGLASYIWTQDIGKAHRLARGIEAGMVFINSQNVRDLRQPFGGVKGSGTGREGGQYSFEVFAEIKNVCISMGSHHIPRWGV; encoded by the coding sequence ATGATCAAGCACTGGATCGACGGCCGCGAGGTCGAGAGCAAAGAAGTCTTCACCAACTACAACCCGGCCACCGGCGAGGCCATCGGCGAAGTCGCCAGCGGCGGGGCCGAGGAAATCGCCCTGGCCGTCGCGGCGGCCAAGGAAGCCTTCCCGAAATGGGCCAATACCCCGGCCAAGGAACGCGCCAAGCTGATGCGCAAGCTGGGCGAGCTGATCGATGCCAACGTGCCGAACCTGGCCGAGCTGGAAACCCTCGATACCGGCCTGCCGATCCACCAGACCAGGAACGTGCTGATCCCCCGCGCCTCGCACAACTTCGAGTTCTTCGCCGAGGTCTGCACGCGCATGGACGGCCACAGCTACCCGGTGGACGACCAGATGCTCAACTACACCCTCTACCAGCCGGTGGGTGTATGCGGGCTGGTGTCGCCGTGGAACGTGCCCTTCATGACCGCCACCTGGAAGACCGCGCCCTGCCTCGCGCTGGGCAACACCGCGGTGTTGAAGATGAGCGAGCTGTCGCCGCTGACCGCCAACGAGCTGGGCCGCCTGGCCCTGGAAGCCGGCATCCCGCCGGGCGTGCTCAACGTCGTGCAGGGCTACGGCGCAACTGCCGGCGACGCCTTGGTCCGCCACCCGGACGTGCGCGCCATCTCCTTCACCGGCGGCACCGCCACCGGCCGGAAGATCATGCAGACCGCCGGCCTGAAGAAGTACTCCATGGAGCTAGGCGGCAAGTCGCCGGTGCTGATCTTCGACGACGCCGACCTCGACCGCGCCCTCGACGCCGCGCTCTTCACCATCTTCTCGTTGAACGGCGAGCGCTGCACCGCCGGCAGCCGCATCTTCATCCAGGAGACGGTCTACGACCGCTTCGTCGAGGAGTTCGCCGCCCGCGCCAAGCGCCTGATCGTCGGCGACCCGCAGGACCCGAAGACCCAGGTCGGCTCGATGATCACCCAGGCCCACTACGACAAGGTCACCGGCTACATCCGCATCGGCATCGAGGAAGGCGCCACCCTGCTGGCCGGCGGCCTCGAGCGCCCGGCCAACCTGCCGGCGCACCTGAGCAAGGGCCAGTTCATCCAACCCACCGTGTTCGCCAACGTCGACAACCGCATGCGCATCGCCCAGGAAGAAATCTTCGGCCCGGTGGTCTGCCTGATGAAGTTCAAGGACGAAGCCGAAGCCCTCAGACTGGCCAACGACACCGAGTACGGCCTGGCCTCCTACATCTGGACCCAGGACATCGGCAAGGCGCATCGCCTGGCGCGCGGCATCGAGGCCGGCATGGTATTCATCAACAGCCAGAACGTCCGCGACCTGCGCCAGCCGTTCGGCGGCGTGAAGGGCTCGGGCACCGGCCGCGAAGGCGGTCAGTACAGCTTCGAAGTCTTCGCCGAGATCAAGAACGTGTGCATTTCCATGGGCAGCCACCACATCCCCCGCTGGGGCGTGTGA
- a CDS encoding fumarylacetoacetate hydrolase family protein codes for MKHARIRYQGEVHAVTVEADNAVRLADGRLLGEHEVEWLPPAAGTMFALGLNYADHAAELAFKAPTEPLAFIKSKGTYTGHNQVTWRPDNVAYMHYECELVAVIGKPARNVKREDALAYLAGYTVCNDYAIRDYLENYYRPNLRVKNRDATTPVGPWIVDAADVADPSQLKLRTWVNGELKQEGTTADMIFDIPYLIEYFSSFMTLQPGDMIATGTPEGLADVVPGDEVVVEVEGVGRLVNRIVSEAEFFANRARV; via the coding sequence ATGAAACACGCACGCATCCGCTACCAGGGCGAAGTCCACGCCGTCACCGTCGAGGCTGACAACGCCGTGCGCCTGGCCGATGGCCGCCTGCTCGGCGAGCACGAGGTCGAATGGCTGCCGCCGGCCGCCGGGACCATGTTCGCCCTCGGCCTGAACTACGCCGACCACGCCGCCGAACTGGCCTTCAAGGCGCCCACCGAGCCGCTGGCGTTCATCAAGTCCAAGGGCACCTACACCGGCCACAACCAGGTCACCTGGCGCCCGGACAACGTCGCCTACATGCACTACGAGTGCGAGCTGGTGGCGGTGATCGGCAAGCCCGCGCGCAACGTCAAGCGCGAAGACGCCCTCGCCTACCTCGCCGGCTACACCGTCTGCAACGACTACGCCATCCGCGACTACCTGGAGAACTACTACCGCCCCAACCTGCGGGTGAAGAACCGCGATGCCACCACCCCGGTCGGCCCGTGGATCGTCGATGCCGCCGACGTGGCCGACCCGTCGCAGCTGAAGCTGCGCACCTGGGTCAATGGCGAGCTCAAACAGGAAGGCACCACCGCCGACATGATCTTCGACATCCCCTACCTGATCGAATACTTCTCCAGCTTCATGACCCTGCAGCCGGGCGACATGATCGCCACCGGCACGCCGGAAGGCCTGGCCGACGTGGTCCCGGGCGATGAAGTGGTGGTGGAAGTGGAAGGCGTCGGCCGCCTGGTCAACCGTATCGTCAGCGAGGCCGAGTTCTTCGCGAACCGCGCCCGCGTGTAA
- a CDS encoding GlxA family transcriptional regulator has product MKLHLLALDGVFDTGLSVLLDAFTTANELAAMQGLESLRFDVTLVGVRKRVRSAQGFTVPVCAAPADARPDWVVVPAIGYKMPDALQQALQRPDVRDAGTLLRASAAQGANVAAACIGTFVLAESGLLDHRPATTTWWLAPLFRQRYPRVQLDESRMLVSSEGLVTAGAALSHMDLALWLIRQESPALAALVANYLVVDSRPAQSAYVLSDHLAHADPLVARFEQWARHNLAQGFSLDDAAAALATSKRTLARRLHDCLGKTPLSYFQDLRVERAVHLLKTGDGNIEQVATQVGYADGVTLRTLLRRRLGRSVREIRLG; this is encoded by the coding sequence ATGAAGCTGCACCTCCTCGCCCTCGACGGCGTCTTCGATACCGGCCTTTCCGTGCTGCTCGATGCCTTCACCACGGCCAACGAACTGGCCGCCATGCAGGGGCTGGAATCGCTGCGTTTCGACGTCACCCTGGTCGGTGTGCGCAAGCGCGTGCGCAGCGCCCAGGGCTTCACCGTTCCGGTATGCGCAGCGCCGGCCGACGCGCGCCCCGACTGGGTGGTGGTGCCGGCCATCGGCTACAAGATGCCCGACGCCCTGCAGCAAGCCCTGCAACGGCCCGATGTGCGCGACGCGGGAACCCTGCTGCGCGCCAGTGCCGCACAAGGCGCGAACGTCGCCGCCGCCTGCATCGGCACCTTCGTGCTGGCCGAATCGGGCCTGCTCGACCATCGACCGGCCACCACCACCTGGTGGCTGGCGCCGCTGTTCCGCCAGCGTTACCCACGGGTGCAGCTGGACGAATCGCGCATGCTGGTTAGCAGCGAAGGCTTGGTCACCGCCGGCGCCGCCCTCAGCCACATGGACCTGGCGCTCTGGCTGATTCGCCAGGAAAGCCCGGCGCTGGCGGCGCTGGTGGCCAACTACCTGGTGGTCGACTCGCGCCCCGCGCAATCGGCCTACGTGCTGAGCGATCACCTGGCCCACGCCGATCCGCTGGTCGCGCGTTTCGAGCAATGGGCGCGGCACAACCTCGCGCAGGGCTTCTCCCTCGATGACGCCGCGGCGGCGCTGGCGACCAGCAAGCGCACCCTCGCCCGGCGCCTGCACGACTGCCTGGGCAAGACGCCGCTGTCGTACTTCCAGGACCTGCGCGTGGAGCGCGCCGTGCACCTGCTGAAGACCGGCGACGGCAATATCGAGCAGGTCGCCACCCAGGTCGGCTACGCCGATGGCGTCACCCTGCGCACGCTGCTGCGCCGGCGCCTGGGGCGCAGCGTGCGGGAGATTCGCCTGGGCTGA
- a CDS encoding p-hydroxyphenylacetate 3-hydroxylase oxygenase component: MKKPNPLLEDLKSILPAIAANAARAEQARMVPAENIALLKGIGMHRAFQPKCYGGMEISLPEFADCVIALAGACASTAWAFSLLCTHSHQLAMFSKQLQDEVWSENPDATASSSIAPFGRIQEVEGGILFNGEMGWSSGSDHAEWAILGCRRQNAEGEQVYCFAVLPRSDYEIRDDWYAMGMKGSGTKTLVVKDAFVPNHRIQSAKDMMEGRSAGFGLYPYSKIFYTPYRPYFASGFASISLGIAERMLEAFKEKTRNRVRAYTGVSVGTATPALMRLAESTHQVAAARAFLEKTWQEHAEHGERHEYPSRETLAFWRTNQAYAVKMCIQAVDRLFEAAGGTAWFESNEMQRLFRDSHMTGAHAYTDYDVCAQILGRELMGLEPDPSMV, encoded by the coding sequence ATGAAAAAGCCAAACCCCCTGCTCGAAGACTTGAAATCCATTCTGCCGGCCATCGCCGCCAATGCCGCCCGCGCCGAACAGGCGCGCATGGTGCCCGCCGAGAACATCGCCCTGCTCAAGGGCATCGGCATGCACCGCGCCTTCCAGCCGAAATGCTACGGCGGCATGGAAATCTCTTTGCCGGAATTCGCCGACTGCGTGATCGCCCTGGCCGGCGCCTGTGCCAGCACTGCCTGGGCCTTCAGCCTGCTGTGCACCCACAGCCATCAGTTGGCGATGTTCTCCAAGCAGTTGCAGGACGAGGTCTGGAGCGAGAACCCCGACGCCACCGCGAGCAGCAGCATCGCGCCTTTCGGCCGCATCCAGGAGGTCGAGGGCGGGATCCTGTTCAACGGCGAGATGGGCTGGAGCAGCGGCAGCGACCATGCCGAGTGGGCGATCCTCGGCTGCCGTCGGCAGAACGCCGAGGGCGAGCAGGTGTATTGCTTCGCCGTGCTGCCGCGCAGCGACTACGAGATCCGCGACGACTGGTACGCCATGGGCATGAAGGGCAGCGGCACCAAGACCCTGGTAGTGAAGGACGCCTTCGTGCCCAACCACCGCATCCAGTCGGCCAAGGACATGATGGAAGGCCGCTCCGCCGGCTTCGGCCTGTACCCCTACAGCAAGATCTTCTACACCCCGTACCGCCCGTACTTCGCCAGCGGCTTCGCCTCCATCAGCCTGGGCATCGCCGAGCGCATGCTGGAGGCGTTCAAGGAGAAGACCCGCAACCGCGTGCGCGCCTACACCGGCGTCAGCGTCGGCACCGCCACCCCGGCGCTGATGCGCCTGGCCGAGTCGACCCACCAGGTCGCCGCCGCCCGCGCCTTTCTCGAGAAGACCTGGCAGGAGCACGCCGAGCATGGCGAGCGCCACGAGTACCCCAGCCGCGAGACCCTGGCCTTCTGGCGCACCAACCAGGCCTACGCGGTGAAGATGTGCATCCAGGCTGTCGACCGCCTGTTCGAGGCCGCCGGCGGCACCGCCTGGTTCGAGAGCAACGAGATGCAGCGGCTGTTCCGCGACTCGCACATGACCGGCGCCCATGCCTACACCGACTACGACGTCTGCGCGCAGATCCTCGGCCGCGAGCTGATGGGCCTGGAGCCGGACCCGAGCATGGTCTGA
- a CDS encoding anti-sigma factor family protein: protein MLSCRELSELGSAIIEGELEQDTAQAVSCHLQDCPRCAAYIRQLQVTSQLLQGLDLADSSIDTQAVVRKLLGGAG, encoded by the coding sequence ATGCTGAGCTGCCGGGAGCTCTCGGAGCTGGGCTCGGCGATCATCGAAGGCGAGCTGGAACAGGACACCGCCCAGGCGGTGTCCTGTCATTTGCAGGACTGTCCGCGCTGCGCGGCCTACATCCGCCAGCTGCAGGTCACCTCGCAACTGCTGCAAGGCCTGGACCTCGCGGACTCGTCCATCGACACGCAAGCCGTCGTCCGGAAATTGCTGGGCGGGGCCGGATGA
- a CDS encoding transglutaminase-like cysteine peptidase produces MTGRPFLGSLLLGRRRHILAGLVVGGSLIMGAAKASTAHPKTAQRNAAQSAARQELLELVRNAAGLSDAEKLERVNQFFNRRLRYGEDIQVWGRLDYWASPLETLERGAGDCEDFAIAKYYVLRLLGIPESNLRLIYATLDATRQAHMVLGYWSDGAQVPLVLDSLVMEIRPLSQRHDLLMKFAFDAEHLYRFDHDRLVTVGDAQLLPRWRRLQEQVLAERLVAPEPVRMASATAGAPTN; encoded by the coding sequence ATGACCGGACGGCCGTTTCTCGGCTCGCTCCTGCTGGGGCGCCGCCGGCACATCCTCGCTGGGCTGGTGGTAGGCGGCAGCCTGATCATGGGCGCGGCGAAGGCCAGCACCGCCCATCCGAAGACCGCACAACGCAACGCCGCGCAAAGCGCCGCCCGTCAGGAACTGCTGGAGCTGGTACGCAACGCCGCCGGGCTGAGCGACGCGGAGAAGCTGGAGCGGGTGAACCAGTTCTTCAATCGACGCCTGCGCTATGGCGAGGACATCCAGGTCTGGGGCCGCCTCGACTACTGGGCCTCGCCGCTGGAGACGCTGGAGCGCGGCGCGGGCGACTGCGAGGACTTCGCCATCGCCAAGTACTACGTCCTGCGCCTGCTCGGCATCCCCGAGAGCAACCTGCGGCTGATCTACGCCACCCTCGACGCCACCCGCCAGGCGCACATGGTGCTCGGTTACTGGAGCGATGGCGCGCAGGTCCCGCTGGTGCTCGACAGCCTGGTCATGGAGATCCGCCCGCTGTCGCAGCGCCACGACCTGCTCATGAAATTCGCCTTCGACGCCGAGCACCTCTACCGCTTCGACCACGACCGCCTGGTGACGGTCGGCGACGCCCAGTTGCTCCCGCGCTGGCGGCGCCTCCAGGAGCAGGTGCTGGCGGAGCGCCTGGTCGCGCCGGAGCCAGTGCGGATGGCCAGCGCGACAGCGGGCGCGCCGACGAACTGA
- a CDS encoding RNA polymerase sigma factor, with protein MKNEEELVRRLREGESGALHEAITLHHGFLLVMARSLVGPTLAEDVVQETWLKALASVGKFEGRASFRTWLARIAINEAHALQRKQRRELPRPTGERNHDSGSPIGSLFDQAGAWRVSPPQWHHDTPEELLTEAELHACIRKHLQMLPGDQRTVVMLRELAGLDYEEIAQALGLGEGNIRVLLHRGRQRMHAMLARFQEEGTC; from the coding sequence ATGAAAAACGAAGAGGAGTTGGTCAGGCGACTGCGCGAGGGCGAAAGCGGCGCCTTGCATGAAGCGATCACGTTGCACCATGGGTTTCTGCTCGTCATGGCGAGGTCCCTGGTGGGCCCTACCCTGGCCGAGGATGTGGTGCAGGAAACCTGGCTGAAGGCACTCGCCTCGGTGGGAAAGTTCGAAGGTCGCGCCAGCTTCAGGACCTGGCTCGCCCGCATCGCCATCAACGAGGCCCATGCCCTGCAGCGCAAGCAACGGCGGGAGCTACCCCGTCCAACCGGTGAGCGCAACCACGACAGTGGCTCGCCGATAGGTTCGCTGTTCGACCAGGCCGGCGCCTGGCGCGTGTCGCCGCCGCAGTGGCACCACGACACGCCGGAGGAACTGCTGACCGAAGCCGAACTGCACGCCTGCATTCGCAAGCACCTGCAAATGCTCCCCGGCGACCAGCGCACCGTGGTGATGCTGCGCGAGCTGGCCGGGCTCGACTACGAGGAGATCGCCCAGGCCCTGGGCCTGGGCGAGGGCAATATCCGCGTGCTGCTGCACCGTGGCCGCCAGCGCATGCACGCGATGCTCGCGCGTTTCCAGGAAGAAGGCACATGCTGA
- the hpaR gene encoding homoprotocatechuate degradation operon regulator HpaR, which translates to MSSPRPSLTLTLLQAREAAMAFFRPSLNQHELTEQQWRIIRILRQQGEMEIYQLAQQACILKPSMTGVLARMERDGLVRRWKSEHDQRRVLVCLSEQGQQCFVQMSEDMENNYRRILEQFGEDKLQQLLELLNELKQIKP; encoded by the coding sequence ATGTCCAGTCCGCGCCCGTCCCTGACCCTCACCCTGCTGCAGGCCCGTGAAGCCGCCATGGCGTTCTTCCGCCCCTCGCTCAACCAACACGAGCTGACCGAGCAGCAGTGGCGGATCATCCGCATCCTCCGCCAGCAGGGGGAGATGGAGATCTACCAACTGGCGCAGCAGGCCTGCATCCTCAAGCCGAGCATGACCGGCGTGCTGGCGCGCATGGAGCGCGATGGCCTGGTGCGCCGCTGGAAGTCCGAGCACGACCAGCGCCGCGTGCTGGTGTGCCTGAGCGAGCAGGGCCAGCAGTGCTTCGTGCAGATGAGCGAGGACATGGAGAACAACTACCGGCGCATCCTCGAGCAGTTCGGCGAGGACAAGCTGCAGCAGCTGCTGGAGCTGCTGAACGAGCTGAAACAGATCAAGCCCTGA
- a CDS encoding p-hydroxyphenylacetate 3-hydroxylase reductase component, whose translation MSQNNNEAGLDPRAFRRALGNFATGVTVMTAAADGQRVGVTANSFNSVSLDPPLVLWSIDKRSSSLEVFERASHYAVNVLAADQIDLSNQFARPSADKFAGVACEEGAGGAPLLPDCAARFQCELHQRVDGGDHWILIGRVLAFDDLGRTPLLYHQGVYSSVLPHPRLREAQAGVPRTAFQGRLSNNLYYLMTQAVRCYQAEYQPRQMASGLRTSEARMLMVMEKDASLDTLALQQLVAMPLREIEEARANLERKGLLQVGEGGCALTPAGIDQAETLWSIAEEQQAKVFARFSSEQIETFKTVLRGLAQPL comes from the coding sequence ATGAGCCAGAACAACAACGAAGCGGGCCTCGACCCGCGTGCCTTCCGCCGTGCCCTGGGCAACTTCGCCACCGGCGTCACCGTGATGACCGCCGCCGCTGATGGCCAGCGTGTCGGCGTCACCGCCAACAGCTTCAACTCGGTCTCCCTCGATCCGCCGCTGGTGCTTTGGAGCATCGACAAGCGCTCCAGCAGCCTCGAGGTATTCGAGCGTGCCAGCCACTACGCGGTGAACGTGCTGGCCGCCGACCAGATCGACCTGTCCAATCAGTTCGCCCGGCCCAGCGCCGACAAGTTCGCCGGCGTGGCTTGCGAGGAGGGCGCCGGCGGCGCGCCGCTGCTGCCGGATTGCGCGGCGCGCTTCCAGTGCGAGCTGCACCAGCGGGTGGATGGCGGCGATCACTGGATTCTCATCGGTCGTGTGCTGGCCTTCGACGACCTTGGTCGCACGCCGCTGCTGTACCACCAGGGCGTCTATTCCAGCGTGCTGCCGCATCCGCGTCTGCGCGAGGCCCAGGCTGGCGTGCCGCGCACGGCCTTCCAGGGCCGCCTGAGCAACAACCTCTACTACCTGATGACCCAGGCCGTGCGCTGCTACCAGGCGGAGTACCAGCCACGGCAGATGGCCAGCGGCCTGCGCACCAGCGAGGCGCGCATGCTGATGGTGATGGAGAAGGACGCCAGCCTGGACACCCTGGCGCTGCAACAGCTGGTGGCCATGCCGCTGCGCGAGATCGAGGAGGCGCGGGCCAACCTGGAACGCAAGGGCTTGTTGCAGGTGGGCGAGGGCGGTTGCGCGCTGACCCCGGCTGGCATCGACCAGGCCGAAACCCTCTGGAGCATCGCCGAGGAGCAGCAGGCCAAGGTCTTCGCGCGCTTCAGCAGCGAGCAGATCGAAACCTTCAAGACAGTGCTGCGCGGACTCGCCCAGCCGCTGTAG